From Paraburkholderia fungorum, the proteins below share one genomic window:
- a CDS encoding DUF3564 domain-containing protein has protein sequence MRLTILINGSDPTVSHDYAVLWLDTDEHRWSREAHQGIDLPPWGELHDDNGVTTLCAPSTDAPLCTLRGLHVDRKQRVSAAQGAAAWTALPTRAPASGFWRLQAVDRQTVRAENSVFGN, from the coding sequence ATGCGACTGACTATTCTGATCAACGGTTCCGATCCCACCGTCAGCCACGACTATGCGGTCTTATGGCTCGACACCGACGAACACCGGTGGTCGAGAGAAGCGCATCAAGGGATCGATCTGCCCCCGTGGGGCGAGTTGCACGACGACAATGGCGTGACCACGCTTTGCGCGCCCAGCACAGATGCGCCGCTATGTACGCTGCGCGGTTTGCACGTCGACCGCAAGCAGCGCGTGAGCGCCGCGCAAGGCGCCGCCGCGTGGACTGCATTGCCCACGCGCGCGCCGGCCAGTGGTTTCTGGCGGCTGCAAGCCGTTGATCGTCAGACGGTTCGTGCTGAAAACAGCGTGTTCGGTAATTAG
- a CDS encoding porin gives MKHIIAAGLTAICATTGAWAQSSVTLYGSLDAGIAYVSNVAGSSKWMMEQGNTQPDRWGLKGVEDLGGGLKAIFQLENGFYTNTGAFAKSGTLFNRQAFVGLSSDKVGTVTLGHQTPFSFDVLGPLSTAYLAASWYAFHPGNIDSLADTGVVPYDNSMKFRSTNFGGFTVGAMMGLGNTTNFATGKNLSFALTYANGPFKAGATYAAENDRTPSLVTTGLATFQGVASANYVADKVQNMGAGASYQFGKLLVHGLYTRVKLESAGHSDTYQSYDAGANYQFTPFNTVAGGAATTTLAGHRWTQFMIGDVYSLSKSTQLYANALYMRAGSNTDAAFFTAGVSSGRNQTILLAGIHHSF, from the coding sequence GTGAAGCACATCATTGCAGCCGGCTTGACGGCAATCTGCGCAACGACGGGCGCGTGGGCGCAGAGCAGTGTGACGCTATACGGCAGCCTGGATGCCGGTATCGCGTATGTCAGCAACGTAGCAGGCAGTTCGAAATGGATGATGGAGCAGGGCAACACGCAGCCTGATCGCTGGGGCCTGAAGGGTGTCGAAGATCTGGGCGGCGGGCTGAAGGCGATTTTCCAGCTTGAAAACGGCTTCTATACGAACACGGGCGCATTCGCGAAATCGGGCACGCTGTTTAATCGCCAGGCTTTCGTGGGGTTGAGTTCGGACAAGGTCGGCACGGTCACACTCGGTCATCAGACGCCGTTCAGCTTCGACGTGCTCGGCCCGCTGAGCACCGCTTATCTGGCCGCCAGCTGGTACGCGTTCCACCCGGGCAACATCGACTCGCTCGCCGACACGGGCGTCGTGCCCTACGACAACTCGATGAAATTCCGCTCGACGAATTTCGGCGGCTTCACCGTCGGCGCGATGATGGGTCTCGGCAACACGACGAACTTCGCGACCGGCAAAAACCTGAGCTTCGCGCTGACCTATGCGAATGGCCCGTTCAAGGCCGGTGCCACGTATGCAGCGGAGAACGACCGCACGCCATCGCTCGTCACGACCGGTCTCGCCACGTTCCAGGGCGTAGCGTCGGCGAACTATGTCGCGGACAAGGTGCAGAACATGGGCGCGGGCGCGTCATACCAGTTCGGCAAGCTGCTGGTGCATGGTCTGTACACGCGCGTGAAGCTGGAATCGGCGGGGCATTCGGACACGTACCAAAGCTACGATGCGGGCGCGAACTATCAGTTCACGCCGTTCAACACCGTGGCCGGCGGCGCTGCGACGACGACGCTCGCGGGGCACCGCTGGACGCAGTTCATGATCGGCGACGTGTATTCGCTGTCGAAGTCGACGCAGTTGTATGCGAACGCGCTGTACATGCGCGCAGGATCGAACACGGACGCTGCTTTCTTTACCGCAGGGGTATCGAGCGGACGCAACCAGACGATTCTGCTGGCCGGTATTCACCACTCGTTCTGA
- a CDS encoding IclR family transcriptional regulator, translating into MAKEEQTGAGRKQAKSRGAAQDDTALSLAPAADIPDTPDPADDESSGGSTYLVPGLERGLRILAEFSAREPVLGAPELSKRIGIPRTTTFRLLQTLEALGFLERVNGDRHFRLSVAVLRLGFEYLSSLELTDVGTPILEQLRDATGLSSHLLIRDQRDVVFVAKAQTHEPMFSSVKVHVGTRLPAHATVHGQVLMGDLSFDELRQLYPEPQLERFTERTPATVDELSERVRESALLGYALSEASFERGISVVSAPVRDQSGKIVAALTVTIPRSDIGEAEEREPLIVQVCQAALDLSERLSYRPRPDDPTVVQARSKPVSAN; encoded by the coding sequence ATGGCCAAAGAAGAACAGACCGGAGCGGGACGCAAACAGGCGAAATCACGAGGCGCGGCGCAGGACGACACCGCGTTGTCCCTGGCGCCTGCTGCCGACATTCCCGACACCCCCGATCCCGCCGATGACGAGAGCAGCGGCGGCTCGACCTATCTCGTACCAGGCCTCGAACGCGGCTTGCGGATTCTCGCTGAGTTCAGCGCGCGCGAGCCGGTACTCGGCGCACCCGAGTTGTCGAAGCGGATCGGCATTCCGCGCACGACCACCTTCCGTTTGCTGCAAACCCTCGAAGCGCTCGGCTTTCTGGAGCGCGTGAACGGCGACCGTCATTTCCGGCTGAGCGTCGCGGTGTTGCGGCTCGGCTTCGAATATCTGAGTTCGCTCGAATTGACCGACGTCGGCACGCCGATCCTCGAACAATTGCGCGATGCAACCGGCCTCAGTTCGCATCTGCTGATTCGCGATCAGCGCGACGTGGTGTTTGTTGCCAAGGCGCAAACCCACGAGCCCATGTTCAGTTCGGTGAAGGTGCATGTCGGCACGCGCCTGCCCGCTCACGCCACCGTGCATGGCCAGGTGCTGATGGGCGATCTGAGTTTCGATGAATTGCGTCAGTTGTATCCCGAGCCGCAACTCGAACGATTCACCGAGCGCACGCCCGCTACCGTCGATGAACTGTCTGAACGGGTGCGCGAAAGTGCGCTGCTCGGCTACGCGTTGAGCGAGGCGTCGTTCGAACGGGGCATTTCGGTGGTGAGCGCGCCCGTGCGTGATCAGAGCGGCAAGATCGTCGCGGCGTTGACGGTGACGATTCCGCGTTCGGATATCGGCGAGGCGGAGGAGCGCGAACCGCTCATCGTGCAGGTATGCCAGGCGGCGCTCGACTTGTCCGAGCGTCTGAGCTATCGCCCGAGGCCGGACGATCCGACAGTGGTTCAGGCTCGCAGCAAACCGGTGTCGGCGAACTGA
- a CDS encoding DNA/RNA non-specific endonuclease yields the protein MKKWFACLLFAVAAHASAAPSCTQFTPNAQWPTLTNQKMAPKTRMLCYSDFAVLHSGITHGPLWSAEHLTRDHIEAAKEMVRTNKFFEDTRLPDGEGATLADYKRSGFDRGHMSPAGNRWNQEAMAQSFSLANIVPQNRENNQRLWARIESSVRKIAMSYDDTYVVTGPIFNGQQLQTIGPTRVFVPTQLFKVVYVPSRQLAFAVVVDNVSTNRYDIRTIHELEAASGIRFPGIPENLKDQRPGGLKGV from the coding sequence ATGAAGAAGTGGTTTGCCTGTCTGCTTTTTGCCGTTGCGGCTCACGCCAGCGCGGCGCCCTCCTGCACCCAGTTCACTCCGAATGCGCAATGGCCCACTCTGACCAATCAGAAGATGGCGCCGAAAACGCGCATGCTTTGCTATAGCGATTTCGCGGTTCTGCATTCGGGCATTACGCACGGTCCGCTTTGGTCCGCCGAACATCTGACGCGCGACCATATCGAAGCCGCGAAAGAGATGGTGCGCACCAACAAGTTCTTCGAAGACACGCGTTTGCCCGACGGTGAAGGCGCAACGCTCGCGGACTACAAACGCAGTGGCTTCGATCGCGGGCATATGAGCCCGGCGGGAAATCGCTGGAATCAGGAGGCGATGGCACAATCGTTCTCGCTGGCCAATATCGTTCCGCAAAACCGCGAGAACAATCAGCGGCTGTGGGCACGGATCGAATCGTCGGTGCGCAAGATCGCGATGTCGTACGACGATACTTATGTCGTCACCGGACCGATCTTCAACGGCCAGCAGTTGCAGACCATCGGGCCGACCCGCGTGTTCGTGCCGACGCAACTGTTCAAGGTCGTCTACGTGCCGTCGCGGCAGCTGGCGTTTGCCGTCGTGGTGGACAATGTATCGACTAACCGTTACGACATCAGGACGATTCACGAACTCGAAGCAGCATCGGGCATCCGCTTTCCGGGCATTCCGGAAAACCTCAAAGACCAGCGACCGGGAGGACTGAAAGGTGTTTAA
- a CDS encoding DUF4410 domain-containing protein: MTSAVFAADSTPFSAPAPIVYITDFDLDVANVSPDSGPGQRVRRLRGLLPDGPGPLAQDRNPQDHAKHIVNEMADALTDDLKSGGVDARRIARDQPLPTEGWQVRGVFLNVDDGNRLRRAIVGLGAGQNDIQVAVSCDRLGAADLPPLYQAVEEADSRNMPGAVVRLNPYVIAAKFVMASGDEKKTIKKTAQQISDAVIARLHADAK, from the coding sequence ATGACGTCCGCCGTTTTTGCTGCGGACAGCACGCCCTTTTCTGCGCCCGCGCCGATCGTCTACATCACCGATTTCGATCTCGACGTGGCGAACGTTTCGCCCGATAGCGGACCCGGCCAGCGGGTGCGTCGTCTGCGTGGCTTGCTGCCGGATGGACCCGGGCCGCTCGCACAGGACAGGAATCCGCAAGACCACGCAAAGCACATCGTGAACGAGATGGCCGACGCGCTGACCGACGACCTGAAAAGCGGCGGCGTAGACGCGCGTCGTATTGCGCGCGATCAACCGTTGCCCACCGAAGGATGGCAAGTGCGCGGCGTGTTTCTGAATGTCGATGACGGCAATCGTCTGCGTCGCGCAATCGTCGGTCTCGGCGCGGGGCAGAACGACATTCAGGTGGCGGTGTCGTGCGACCGGCTCGGCGCGGCGGATTTGCCGCCGCTTTATCAGGCGGTCGAAGAGGCGGACAGCAGGAACATGCCTGGCGCGGTCGTCAGACTGAACCCTTATGTGATCGCGGCGAAGTTCGTCATGGCGAGCGGCGACGAAAAAAAGACCATCAAAAAGACCGCGCAGCAGATTTCAGATGCGGTAATCGCGAGGCTGCATGCTGATGCAAAGTAG